The following are encoded together in the Geobacter sulfurreducens PCA genome:
- a CDS encoding TolC family protein, which yields MKPLPIRSIPFLILALCAATPAMASALSLKECLSLAAAGNYSLAVTASDRLIAQEAITQARSGFLPRVDFQGGYTLQAKPQAVNFGERGSIETQDGTYGFFNLSVTQTIYDFGRTSSRRQRASLLHEATAQQYAAAEKDVFLQVVEAYFGILEARRLLGTAEEEVAQRTDHLRIATNLFEQGVVTRNDLLQAQVRLAESSQKRLVAANRLENRWMYLNHLTGRPLDQRDELEEGTESAMPDTAGAEERAFANRPELTALARSADAADAEVSEARSGYYPELYAKAGVDYVENSKVREQAIYAATVGLKINLFEGFATESRHRQSVERLTRSRDALRLAREQVRLELATALNDARVAEQRIKSVETAIRQGEENLRINRDRYQAQVGTATDVLDAQTLLTQIKTDYHRAVFDFQVAKARVSKAMGEL from the coding sequence ATGAAACCACTACCAATCCGTAGCATCCCCTTCCTGATCCTTGCGCTCTGTGCAGCGACGCCGGCCATGGCCAGCGCGCTTTCACTCAAAGAATGCCTGAGTCTGGCCGCGGCCGGCAACTACTCGCTGGCCGTAACAGCTTCCGACCGCCTTATCGCGCAAGAGGCGATCACCCAGGCCCGAAGCGGCTTTCTCCCGCGCGTGGACTTCCAGGGCGGGTACACCCTCCAGGCAAAGCCCCAGGCGGTGAATTTCGGCGAACGGGGCAGCATTGAGACCCAGGACGGCACCTATGGATTCTTCAACCTCTCCGTGACCCAGACCATCTATGATTTCGGCCGCACCTCCTCGCGCCGGCAGCGGGCGTCCCTCCTCCACGAGGCGACTGCCCAGCAATACGCAGCGGCCGAGAAAGACGTATTCCTCCAGGTTGTCGAGGCCTATTTCGGCATCCTCGAAGCACGGCGCCTCCTCGGCACCGCCGAGGAGGAAGTGGCCCAGCGAACCGACCATCTGCGGATCGCCACCAATCTCTTCGAACAGGGGGTGGTCACCCGCAACGACCTGCTCCAGGCCCAGGTCAGACTGGCGGAAAGCTCCCAGAAGCGCCTGGTGGCGGCAAATCGTCTCGAAAACCGCTGGATGTACCTGAATCACCTGACCGGAAGACCTCTCGATCAGCGTGACGAGCTTGAAGAGGGAACTGAATCCGCCATGCCCGATACCGCCGGGGCCGAAGAACGCGCCTTTGCCAATCGTCCCGAACTGACTGCCCTTGCGCGAAGCGCAGACGCCGCCGATGCAGAAGTTTCCGAGGCCAGGAGCGGTTACTACCCCGAACTCTATGCCAAGGCCGGTGTCGACTACGTGGAGAACAGCAAGGTGCGCGAGCAGGCAATCTATGCCGCAACGGTGGGGCTGAAGATCAATCTCTTCGAAGGCTTCGCCACGGAATCCAGGCACCGGCAGTCAGTCGAGCGCCTCACCAGGAGCCGCGATGCGTTGCGACTGGCGCGGGAACAGGTCCGGCTCGAGCTTGCCACTGCCCTGAACGATGCCCGGGTGGCGGAACAGCGGATCAAGAGCGTCGAAACGGCAATCCGCCAGGGAGAAGAAAACCTGAGGATCAATAGGGACCGCTACCAGGCTCAGGTCGGCACGGCCACTGATGTGCTCGATGCCCAGACACTGCTTACCCAGATAAAGACCGATTATCACCGGGCCGTTTTCGACTTCCAGGTCGCAAAGGCCCGTGTCAGCAAAGCCATGGGAGAACTGTAG
- a CDS encoding MarR family winged helix-turn-helix transcriptional regulator codes for MYDIENSIGFHLAKAYQRGFALFKDQLDPYGLTPPQFSVLAFLWKEDGQSQTALSQKTLIDRTTIGGLVDRLEKLGLVKRQPHPEDRRAYRICLTQRGMTLEHELCATAAEVLARFLAPLSEDEQNSLHHLLEKIRTAPENRHETTTNP; via the coding sequence ATGTACGACATTGAGAACAGTATCGGCTTCCACCTTGCCAAGGCTTATCAGCGGGGCTTTGCGTTGTTCAAAGACCAACTGGATCCCTACGGCCTGACCCCTCCGCAGTTCAGCGTCCTTGCCTTTCTCTGGAAAGAAGATGGCCAATCCCAGACGGCCCTGTCCCAGAAGACCCTCATTGACCGGACCACCATCGGCGGTCTCGTTGACCGGCTCGAAAAGCTCGGTCTGGTCAAGCGGCAGCCCCACCCCGAAGACCGCCGCGCCTATCGCATCTGCCTCACCCAACGGGGCATGACACTCGAACACGAACTCTGCGCCACTGCGGCGGAGGTGCTTGCCCGCTTTCTCGCTCCCCTATCAGAAGACGAACAGAACAGTCTGCATCATCTCCTGGAAAAAATCAGGACCGCCCCGGAGAATCGCCATGAAACCACTACCAATCCGTAG
- a CDS encoding tetratricopeptide repeat protein: MYTRLLVVSLACLLFGVSAFAQPMAPVPDAPLRNAALRMKDKDYRAVRDELRSVPPSPERTFLDGVAARRLEQWPEASELLGVAAKDLPLLADYALFWQAEALMAATRYDEAEEVLQRLVGTWPDSPTLRKARMLLADAQFARKEYRQALASYIRFIELYPSGTDSVTANLKTALCREGLDDPRRAVQELRAIWLAYPASPVAETAEQELKRLEALGFPAVPLTPDELLKRGTTLYNLGKYERALAVFNTIPLKEQLAGFNDRVALKIGETLLKLRRYKDAARTFSSLIEREPKREIADEARFLLARAQNKAGNDDEAFLGFLKLAETAPTSEWADNALLEAAFVRKFQGRYADQLAVLEKLLTTYPGTKLKPRAMWETAWARYNTGDYRSAAESFRLLTASADYRERALYWHGRSLQRIGEETVARQSFAMLAEEYPFSFYTFTATDPAPQEGAIPLIVHDLRQTISPPAGHERARALIAMGLHDQARSELSIARKNGSSRGKGLLGIARLYLEMNDYSSAAAALRGEQPRRMDGETATTWGLLYPRGFSDSVAAEANRHTIPEELIYGLIKAESGFSPVALSPVGAVGLMQLMPSTAKGMVNGSSPANGISARLTDPTFNVGLGVRHLKDLLKQYNGNVVSAVAAYNAGSRPVDRWRRSLAGLREDEFIENIPYYETREYVKKVLTFAEVYRRLYRPAAPALAFLPQVSAPEPPQPAPTNNAPPTAALASPPETSALTAPVRQQP; this comes from the coding sequence ATGTACACCAGACTCCTTGTTGTCTCCCTCGCCTGCCTCCTGTTCGGGGTGTCAGCTTTTGCGCAGCCCATGGCTCCGGTCCCTGATGCACCGCTCCGCAATGCAGCACTTCGCATGAAGGATAAAGATTATCGCGCTGTGCGCGATGAGCTGCGCTCCGTCCCGCCATCTCCCGAGCGGACCTTCCTGGACGGCGTGGCAGCCCGTCGCCTTGAGCAGTGGCCCGAAGCCTCCGAGCTTCTTGGCGTTGCGGCAAAGGATCTTCCGCTGTTGGCCGATTACGCACTGTTCTGGCAGGCGGAGGCACTCATGGCGGCGACCCGCTACGACGAGGCGGAAGAAGTGCTGCAACGACTCGTGGGGACCTGGCCCGACAGCCCGACCCTGCGAAAGGCGCGCATGCTCCTCGCGGATGCCCAGTTCGCCCGCAAAGAGTACCGTCAGGCCCTTGCCTCCTACATACGGTTCATTGAACTGTACCCTTCGGGAACCGACTCAGTCACCGCCAACCTGAAAACGGCCCTCTGCCGCGAAGGCCTTGACGACCCGCGACGGGCTGTCCAGGAACTGCGGGCTATCTGGCTTGCCTATCCGGCATCTCCCGTGGCTGAAACCGCGGAACAGGAACTCAAGCGACTTGAGGCGCTCGGATTCCCTGCCGTTCCGCTAACGCCCGATGAACTCCTCAAACGAGGAACTACGCTCTACAATCTCGGCAAGTACGAACGCGCCCTTGCCGTCTTCAATACCATTCCCCTCAAGGAGCAGCTTGCCGGCTTCAACGACCGCGTGGCACTGAAAATTGGCGAGACACTCCTAAAACTGAGACGGTACAAGGATGCTGCCCGCACATTCTCCAGCCTCATCGAGCGTGAGCCGAAGCGGGAGATTGCCGACGAAGCCCGTTTCCTGCTCGCCCGAGCCCAGAACAAAGCTGGCAACGATGACGAGGCATTCCTCGGCTTTCTCAAGCTTGCGGAGACGGCCCCCACGTCGGAATGGGCGGATAATGCGCTGCTGGAGGCGGCATTTGTCCGCAAATTCCAGGGGCGGTACGCTGATCAGCTGGCAGTCCTGGAAAAACTGCTGACAACCTATCCCGGGACGAAACTCAAACCTCGAGCAATGTGGGAAACTGCCTGGGCTCGCTACAACACCGGCGACTATCGCTCTGCCGCGGAGTCATTCCGGCTTCTGACCGCTTCTGCCGACTACCGGGAACGGGCGCTGTACTGGCACGGGCGTTCCCTCCAGCGCATCGGAGAAGAAACCGTGGCCCGGCAGAGTTTTGCCATGCTTGCAGAGGAATACCCTTTTTCCTTCTATACCTTTACGGCGACCGACCCGGCACCTCAGGAAGGGGCAATACCCCTGATAGTGCACGACCTGCGCCAGACCATCTCCCCTCCTGCCGGACACGAACGAGCACGAGCACTTATCGCCATGGGGCTCCATGATCAGGCCAGGAGCGAACTCTCCATCGCCCGCAAAAACGGCTCGTCGCGGGGTAAGGGGCTCCTGGGCATCGCCCGTCTCTACCTGGAGATGAATGATTATTCATCCGCGGCCGCGGCCCTGCGCGGGGAGCAACCCCGCCGCATGGACGGCGAAACGGCGACTACCTGGGGACTGCTCTATCCCCGCGGATTCAGCGACTCGGTCGCTGCCGAGGCAAACCGCCACACTATCCCCGAAGAATTGATCTACGGACTCATCAAGGCCGAAAGCGGCTTCTCTCCAGTCGCCCTCTCACCGGTCGGCGCGGTGGGGCTCATGCAGCTCATGCCGTCCACCGCCAAGGGCATGGTCAACGGTTCGTCCCCCGCCAACGGTATTTCAGCGCGCCTCACTGACCCAACCTTCAATGTCGGCCTCGGGGTCAGACACCTGAAAGACCTGCTCAAGCAGTACAACGGCAATGTGGTTTCCGCCGTGGCGGCCTACAATGCGGGCTCCAGGCCGGTGGACCGGTGGCGGCGTTCCCTTGCCGGCCTGCGCGAAGACGAATTCATCGAGAACATTCCCTACTACGAAACCCGCGAGTATGTAAAAAAAGTCCTGACTTTTGCGGAGGTATACCGCAGGCTCTACCGTCCTGCCGCACCGGCCCTTGCGTTTCTTCCCCAGGTCAGCGCACCGGAACCGCCCCAACCAGCCCCGACCAATAATGCGCCGCCAACCGCGGCACTGGCCAGCCCGCCCGAAACCTCAGCCCTGACTGCGCCGGTTCGGCAACAGCCTTAA
- the rnr gene encoding ribonuclease R, producing the protein MKRKREEVLAFIREQGGSTPFRDMMQAFGVTKANRLGFKQFVDQLVSAGDLVKQRGNRYAVPSEETVVRGRLVTHREGYGFVVPEGGGDDVYVPARYLGGNLHGDVVEVRVESFKRGGKKEGRIIRTIERGLKRIVGRFDTAGGVGFVQPDDTRITRDIAVPQKAWGGARSGQVVVAELTAWPTERKKAEGRIVEVLGSPDDPEVEVLTIIRKHDLPYEFPVDVLTEARSTPQEVRRGDVAKRVDLRERLTVTIDGETARDFDDAVSVQREKGGDIRLWVSIADVSHYVKPGSALDREAYLRGTSVYFPDRCIPMLPEELSNGICSLNPQVERLTLTAEMLFTRSGAIKSSSFYPSVIRSAARLTYTTVRKVLVDGDPEAIKANRHLVDDLEVMKELALRLMEKRKKRGSIDFDLPEPQIVLDLQGEMVDIIRSERNLAHRIIEEFMLAANEAVASHIEERGIPSLYRVHEPPDPTKLTDFREFIFNFGYAFRMDGDRVDPHELQRLIDEAEGKPEERMINEVLLRCMKQARYSHENLGHFGLAARCYTHFTSPIRRYPDLVVHRILKDILAGAMTEKEQERLAAALPETAEQTSRRERLAMEAEREIVALKKAQFMKERVGETFEGYITGVSSFGFFVELIDLFVEGMVHVSTLANDFYRYEEKRHSLVGERTKETFRIGDRVSVLVAAVSIERRQVEFVLAGLHEVRPGSAERTSATEEYPRIPVRGKRPKALQAPRGKGGGRGRGSGEKRTGGKGGRPKR; encoded by the coding sequence ATGAAACGGAAACGGGAGGAAGTCCTCGCGTTCATCCGCGAGCAAGGGGGCAGCACCCCCTTCAGGGACATGATGCAGGCCTTTGGCGTAACCAAGGCCAATCGGCTGGGATTCAAGCAGTTCGTGGACCAACTGGTGTCGGCGGGCGATCTGGTGAAACAGCGCGGCAACCGCTACGCCGTCCCGTCAGAGGAAACCGTCGTCCGGGGGCGTCTTGTCACTCATCGCGAGGGATACGGCTTCGTGGTTCCCGAGGGGGGAGGAGACGACGTCTACGTCCCGGCCCGATACCTGGGGGGAAACCTCCACGGGGATGTGGTTGAAGTCCGGGTTGAATCCTTTAAGCGTGGAGGGAAGAAGGAAGGGCGGATTATCCGGACCATCGAACGGGGGCTCAAGCGGATCGTCGGCCGATTCGACACCGCCGGCGGGGTGGGGTTCGTCCAGCCGGACGACACCCGCATCACCCGGGATATCGCGGTTCCCCAAAAAGCATGGGGGGGGGCCCGCAGCGGTCAGGTGGTAGTGGCGGAGCTTACGGCCTGGCCCACGGAGCGGAAGAAGGCGGAGGGGCGCATCGTGGAAGTGTTGGGCTCTCCCGACGACCCCGAGGTTGAGGTCCTCACCATTATCCGCAAGCATGACCTTCCCTATGAATTTCCCGTAGACGTACTGACTGAGGCCCGTTCCACTCCGCAGGAGGTGCGCAGGGGGGACGTGGCCAAACGGGTGGATCTGCGGGAGCGGCTTACCGTCACCATTGACGGCGAGACGGCCCGGGATTTCGATGACGCGGTATCCGTGCAGCGGGAAAAGGGGGGCGACATCCGCCTCTGGGTCTCCATCGCCGATGTGTCCCACTACGTGAAACCGGGATCTGCCCTGGACCGTGAAGCCTACCTGCGGGGAACCTCTGTCTATTTCCCCGATCGCTGTATCCCCATGCTGCCCGAGGAACTTTCCAACGGCATCTGTTCGCTCAATCCCCAGGTGGAGCGCCTGACGCTCACGGCCGAGATGCTGTTCACCCGAAGCGGGGCCATTAAGTCCTCGTCGTTCTATCCGAGCGTGATCAGGAGCGCCGCACGGCTCACCTATACGACGGTCCGCAAGGTGCTCGTAGACGGCGATCCGGAGGCAATCAAGGCCAACCGTCACCTGGTAGACGACCTTGAAGTAATGAAGGAGTTGGCGCTGCGCCTCATGGAGAAGCGGAAAAAACGCGGCAGCATCGACTTCGACCTGCCCGAGCCGCAGATCGTCCTGGATCTCCAGGGGGAGATGGTGGATATCATCCGGTCCGAGCGCAACCTTGCCCACCGGATCATTGAAGAGTTCATGCTGGCGGCCAACGAGGCGGTGGCGTCCCATATCGAGGAGCGGGGAATACCCTCTCTCTATCGGGTTCACGAACCGCCCGACCCGACCAAGCTGACCGACTTCCGGGAGTTCATTTTCAATTTCGGCTATGCCTTCCGGATGGATGGCGACCGGGTCGACCCCCACGAACTTCAGCGGCTCATCGACGAAGCCGAGGGAAAGCCCGAGGAGCGGATGATCAACGAGGTGCTCCTGCGGTGCATGAAGCAGGCCCGCTACAGCCACGAAAACTTGGGGCATTTCGGCCTGGCGGCCCGTTGCTACACCCATTTCACCTCCCCCATCCGCCGTTATCCCGACCTGGTTGTGCACCGCATTCTCAAGGACATTCTCGCCGGGGCCATGACTGAGAAGGAACAGGAGCGCCTGGCCGCCGCCCTGCCGGAGACGGCCGAGCAGACGAGTCGCCGGGAGCGTCTCGCAATGGAGGCTGAACGGGAGATCGTGGCGCTCAAGAAGGCCCAATTTATGAAGGAGCGGGTCGGCGAAACCTTTGAGGGCTATATCACCGGGGTAAGCTCCTTCGGCTTTTTCGTGGAGCTGATCGATCTGTTTGTCGAGGGGATGGTTCATGTCTCTACCCTGGCCAATGACTTTTACCGTTACGAGGAGAAACGGCACTCGCTGGTGGGAGAACGGACAAAGGAGACCTTCAGGATCGGCGACAGGGTCAGCGTTCTGGTGGCTGCGGTGAGCATTGAGCGGCGGCAGGTGGAGTTCGTTCTCGCGGGTCTCCACGAAGTCCGGCCGGGCTCGGCGGAAAGGACGTCGGCGACGGAGGAGTATCCGCGGATACCGGTCAGGGGTAAGCGACCCAAGGCTCTTCAGGCACCCCGGGGCAAGGGGGGAGGGCGCGGCCGTGGTTCCGGGGAGAAGCGTACGGGGGGCAAAGGTGGCCGCCCCAAACGGTGA
- the tatC gene encoding twin-arginine translocase subunit TatC has product MSEDNQKVLPFLEHLVELRKRLIIIIVAVVVGMGFAWNLSNGLLHFVTKPITGETYLTDIKKQVYQEVGKRFPAAYKQFELEKAMNAAPKERKLNYSAPLEPFFVQCKISVIAGFILALPVVFYQLWLFIAPGLTRKEKRMVLPFVTVSTVSFCVGALFFLVVIWPVIINFSLSYEAEGLNSLFNMSAYINFCLRLILMFGLIFELPILMLLLSRFGIVTYQFLARNRRYALLASSIVAAFHADLITMFVIMVPLYMMYEISVWLVLLFGKKKPVEAVAGEGPTGAAS; this is encoded by the coding sequence ATGTCAGAAGATAATCAGAAGGTCCTGCCGTTCCTCGAACATCTGGTGGAACTGCGCAAGCGGCTTATCATCATCATTGTGGCGGTTGTGGTGGGCATGGGGTTCGCCTGGAACCTTTCGAACGGCCTCCTTCACTTTGTTACGAAGCCGATCACCGGCGAAACCTACCTCACTGACATCAAGAAGCAGGTATATCAGGAAGTGGGCAAGCGTTTCCCAGCCGCTTACAAGCAGTTTGAGCTTGAAAAGGCGATGAACGCGGCACCCAAGGAGCGCAAGCTCAACTACAGCGCCCCCCTTGAGCCCTTTTTCGTCCAGTGCAAGATATCGGTTATCGCCGGATTTATCCTGGCGCTTCCCGTTGTGTTTTACCAGCTCTGGCTTTTCATCGCGCCGGGGCTCACCCGGAAAGAAAAGCGGATGGTGCTGCCCTTCGTGACCGTAAGTACGGTGAGTTTCTGCGTGGGGGCACTCTTTTTCCTGGTAGTCATCTGGCCGGTCATCATCAATTTCTCCCTGTCCTATGAAGCGGAGGGGCTCAACAGCCTCTTCAACATGAGTGCGTACATCAACTTCTGCCTCCGCCTGATCCTGATGTTCGGCCTCATCTTCGAGTTGCCGATCCTGATGCTGCTTCTGTCGCGCTTCGGAATTGTTACCTATCAGTTCTTGGCCCGCAACCGTCGCTACGCCCTCCTGGCAAGTTCCATTGTGGCTGCCTTCCACGCCGACCTCATCACCATGTTCGTCATCATGGTGCCGCTGTATATGATGTACGAGATCAGCGTCTGGCTCGTCCTCCTCTTCGGCAAGAAAAAGCCGGTGGAGGCAGTGGCCGGCGAGGGGCCGACCGGCGCCGCGTCATGA
- a CDS encoding bifunctional riboflavin kinase/FAD synthetase, whose protein sequence is MKIFRSIDEIREPLPSPVVTIGNFDGVHLGHREIFRRVKREAARLDGVSMVITFTPHPLKVLGLRKELRLINTYAEKELLIEASGIDCLLTIPFTAEFAAIGAERFVGEILVGRIGVKKLVIGYDYAFGRNREGDVAMLRRMGEEHGFEVEVLEQIASGETVYSSSAVRRMIAAGNVREVVSLIGRHYSVGGTVVHGRRRGKDLGFPTANLRTEKELIPAAGVYAVKVRVDDTIRDGACNIGNNPTFGNEEVTVEVHILDFDGDLYGKEIRVYFVDRVREELRYPDLNALKEGISRDVARCRELLAGVSIIEYRDYLGGDAA, encoded by the coding sequence ATGAAAATCTTCCGGAGCATTGACGAAATTCGTGAACCGTTGCCGAGCCCGGTGGTAACCATCGGCAACTTCGACGGTGTTCATCTCGGCCACCGCGAGATATTCAGACGGGTCAAGCGTGAGGCCGCGCGACTGGACGGGGTTTCCATGGTGATCACCTTCACCCCCCATCCACTGAAGGTCCTGGGGCTCCGGAAGGAGTTGCGTCTCATCAACACCTATGCCGAGAAGGAGCTTCTTATCGAAGCGTCAGGGATTGATTGCCTTCTGACGATCCCCTTTACCGCCGAGTTCGCTGCCATCGGCGCCGAACGGTTCGTGGGCGAGATCCTCGTGGGACGGATCGGGGTGAAGAAGCTCGTCATCGGTTATGATTACGCCTTTGGCAGGAACCGCGAAGGTGATGTGGCCATGCTCCGGAGGATGGGCGAAGAGCACGGTTTCGAGGTGGAAGTGCTCGAGCAGATCGCCAGCGGCGAAACGGTGTACAGCAGCAGTGCCGTGCGGCGGATGATCGCGGCGGGCAATGTTCGTGAGGTGGTCAGCCTGATCGGCCGGCACTATTCAGTCGGGGGGACGGTGGTTCACGGCCGCCGGCGCGGGAAGGATCTGGGTTTCCCCACGGCCAATCTCCGGACCGAAAAGGAATTGATCCCTGCCGCCGGGGTCTATGCGGTCAAGGTGCGAGTGGACGATACCATTCGGGACGGGGCCTGCAATATCGGCAACAACCCCACCTTCGGCAATGAAGAGGTGACTGTCGAGGTTCATATCCTCGACTTCGACGGTGACCTCTACGGCAAGGAAATCCGTGTGTATTTCGTGGATCGGGTCCGTGAGGAACTGCGCTATCCCGATCTCAACGCCCTCAAGGAGGGAATCAGCCGGGATGTGGCCCGGTGTCGCGAGCTTCTGGCCGGCGTCTCCATCATCGAATACCGCGACTATCTCGGTGGTGACGCAGCGTGA